The region AAAACTTAAATTTTCTTCATTATAAAGGGCGATTTTAAACTCCCCATCCACTCCATCAACAATAGACTTCAACAAACTTGTGACTTCATCTTCTTCCTGGCAAATTTGAAGATAATGATTTCCAGGAAGAGGATTAAAAAGTTTTGCAAATCTATCTAAATTCATCTTAATACGCTAGTTCGTGCAGTTCTTTAAATAGATAAGCTTCTACAATATCATCTATGCATCTTTGAGTATGTGCAACTAAGACCATCATATTTTGCTCCATAAATGGCCAAACATATTCATTGTCATTAGCTACAACCACACATTCACTTAGATGCTTGAAACTATCTTTATCTTTGGAGTGATTAACTTCTATAAGCTGACCATCTTCAATTAAAAGTTGTGTCCATATTTTGACATCTTCTAGTTTTGTTAGAGATGACTCTTGAACTTCATCACTATCCATTGGTAACAATATATACATTTAGTCTTCTACTTTTGACATATCCAAAGTTAAAGCTTCATTATTCATAATATCAATATCTTTACGAAGCACATTTGTTGCTATCTCTTTAGCATCTGCTAATGAGTGCATTTTGTATGTTCCACATTGATAAATATTTAACTCTGGTATATCTTTTTGTTCTTTTACTTCTAAAATATCTCTCATAGAAGCTTCCCAAGCTTTAGCTACTAACTCTTCTTCAGGTTTTCCTAAAACACTCATATAAAAACCTGTTCTACAACCCATTGGCGATATATCGATAATCTCAGTAGTATCTGAATTTAAATGATCTCTCATGAAGCCTGCAAAGAGATGCTCTAAAGTATGAATGCCCTCTGATGATAAAATATCTTCATTTGGTTTTACAAAGCGTAAATCAAAAACTGTAATATCGTCTCCTGATGGAGTTTTCATCCCTTTAGCTTTACGAACCGCAGGGGCAGGCATGATTGTGTGGTCTACTGTAAATGAGTCTAATAATGGCATAATTTATATTTCCTTAATTTTATTTTATAAAATGAAGGAAACCCTTCATCTAATTTGTAACGGTTACGGAAGTAATTCCGTAACCTACGCTAACGCTAAGTTTTGCTCAGCGCAAGGCTCTCGGCACTTGTGCCTCTTTATATTTTGGTGACACTATTTTATCGTGTTTTGATTTATGTTTGTTGAAATATTGAAGTTATGCATGTATTACCAAGTGAAACTTGGGAACAAGAAAGTAAGGAATCTAAAAAGTTTTAGATTTTATGCAGATTGTGCCAAACTCTAACTAAGGCTAGGCTAATAGCCTGCCGTGTTGGAGTTTGGTGCAAGATGTGTGAAAGCTAGAATCTTTTAAACTCTTGCTTCTTCGCGGCGTTGTAGATACACCCAGTTTTCATCTACTCTCTCTTGCCACTCTTTAATTAAGTGTTTATACTCATCTTTAAATAAGTGCTTAAAACGTCCTTGTGCAGCTAAATAATCTTCAACTGGTACAATATTTTTAGGACGGTAAGTAATATTTAACTCTCTACCATCAATAATTTCATACAATGGGAAAACTAAAGAATCAGTTGATAAATCAGCTAAGTGCATAGTGTCTTTAGGGTCAAATTTCCACTCAGTAGTACATGGAGATACTGCATTTATAAATACAGGACCTTCAACTGCCATACCGTGTTGGATTTTTTTAACCATATCTTTCCACTTGTTTGGAGAAACTTGTGCCGAATATGGAATATGATGAGATGCCATAATAGAAACCATATCTTTTTTGTTTTTCTTCTCACCATAACTCACGCGACCTGCTGGAGCAGTAGTTGTGCTTGAACCAATTGGTGTTGAAGATGATCTTTGTCCACCAGTGTTTGCATATACTTCATTGTCAAGAACAACGTGCATCATGTTATGTCCACGTTCCATACAACCAGAAATCCACTGAAAACCAATATCGTAAGATGCACCATCACCTGCAAAAGATACAAATTTTGGATTACGATCAGGTTGTTTTAGACGACCTTTTCTCTTAAGTGCTTTATACATTGCTTCAGCACCTGATACAGCAGTAGATCCATTTTCAAAACCGATATGAATCCAAGAAGCATCCCATGAAGTATATGGATAAACAGCTGTACATACTTCAAGACATCCTGTAGATGCTGAAAGTATTAAGTCATCATTCGTAGCATTAAGTACTTCACGAACAATAATAGAGTGCGCACAACCTGGACATAAAAGGTTTGCACCTTCAAAACGGTCAGCTGATGTTGAGAACTCTTTTAAGTTTTTTATTTTTTTCATTTCACTCACAGTATTCTCCTATAAATATGATAGTTTCGGTCCGCGAACACCGATAAATTGTTGTAATGGAGTTGTAATTTTACCAGCATCAACATTTGCTTGAAGCTCAGTAAAGAGTTCTACTAAATGTGCTTTAGTTAAGTCACGCCCACCAAGACCATAAATTTTTCCACATAGCATAGGACGTTTTTCTAAGTTAAACATACAACCTGCCATTTCATTAAACAACATACCAACTGTTCCACCAGGAGCAGAACGGTCAAGAGTTGCGATAGCTTTTATATCTTTTAGAGCTTCTTGAACTTGGAAGAATGGGAATGGACGAATAACACGAATACCAACCACACCAGCTTTAATTCCTTTTGCTCTCATTTCAGTTGCAACTTCACGAGCAGTTTCAACTGAAGTACCCATACAAACTACAGCTACGTCCGCATCTTCTATATCGTACTTTTCTACAAGATTGTATCTACGACCTGTAAGTTTTTCAAAGTCATCAAATGCTGCTTCTATTTTAGGTATTACTTTAGTCATAAGGTCATTATGTTGACGAGCTTTATGCTCAAAGTGCCAATCTTCTTCTGTTTGAACACCATGAGTTACTGGATGCTCAAAGTCAAGCATATCGTTCATCGGTTTATAATCACCCACAAAACTATAAGCTACATCATCACTCATAGTTGTAACACCTTGAGCTGTATGAGAAGTCATAAATCCATCTTGGTGAACCATTGCTGGAAGTCTAACATCATGATCTTCTGAAACTTTAAATGCTATAAAGTTTAAGTCATAAGCATTTTGAGGACAATAAGCATCAAACTGAATCCAACCGCTATCACGACCAAGATACATATCAGAGTGATCTCCATTAACATTAAGCGGAGCAGCTAGTGCACGGTTTACAACATTTAAAACAATTGGTAAACGCATACCAGAAGCTTGGTAAAGAGTCTCTACCATCAGAGCAAAACCTTGAGAAGATGTAGCAGTTGCAACACGACCACCTGCAGCAGCAGCACCGATACAGCCAGACATTGCAGCGTGCTCAGACTCAACCATTACAAATTCACCCTCAACATAGTTATCTGCTAAGAATTTTGCATAACCTTCAACAATCGGAGTTGATGGAGTAATTGGATATGCAGCAACAACATCAATTTGACACTGTCTCAAAGCTTGAGCAGCTGCAAAGTTACCATCCCATACTTCAATATCTCTTAATTCCATTTTATCAAATGCCATTACTATTTCTCCTCATCTTTTGCAGGCCATGATGCTATCTCTGCCTCTTCTTCTGCTTGTTCTGGGAACATTAAAAGTGATTTAGGGTTTGTAGGACAAACTTCAACACAAATTCCACAACCTTTACAGTGATCCATATCTATACCAATCATTTTTTTATCTCTAGAAATAATAGATACATCTGGACAATAAATCCAACAAAACTGACAATCAATACAATAGTCTTTATTGAATACTGGTTTAATCAGTCTCCAATCCGCCACACTAGCCGTATATGAGCTGTTTGGAGAATATGCACGATCTACTTGTGCAGTTCCTGCTATATCGTCTATTGAACCATCAAATGAGCGAAGCATAGCTCCAATTTCGAATTCATCCCATCCTTTGTTTGCCATCATAAGCTCCTTATTTCACTTCATCAAAAGCACGTTGAATTGCAATCATATTTGCATCAACGACCTTCTGTGGTAGTTTTTTGAGAATTCTTTTCATACTATCTTTAAAAAACTCTATATCATACATTTCAGAAACTTTCATAAATGCACCAAGCATTGGTGTATTTGGAATAGGACGACCAATAGTTTCATTAGCGATTGTGATACAATCAACAGTATAAACTTTTTTACCTTCTAGTTTCGGTTGAGCTTTTATAAGTTCTTCCTTGCTTAGGTGAGTAGTAATAATATATTTTGTATTATCTTTATGATTAATAGTAACATCACTTGTATATACTAACGCAGGATCTATTACAAAAACAAAATCTGGTTCCATATACTTTTCATGATTCATAATCACTGCATCGTCAACACGATTGTACGCTGTCATTGCAGCTCCACGCTTAGCAGATCCATAAAATGCAAACGCTTGTACATGCTTACCAGTTGTAGATATAACATCTGCTAAACCTTTTGCTCCAGTAACAGCCCCCTGACCAGCACGACTATGCCATCTAATTTCTAGCATAAATTCTCCTTCTTTTCAATACATAAGAATCTTCAGTTCTAAGTTAATGTATTTTAGGGAAGTTGCTCTTAAATGTAGCTTGAAATAATCTACTTTGTTGCTAAGTAACGAAAATTTCTTATTTTTTTCTATTTTGTAAATATTTTACAGCTTCTAAAACATCACTAAATATAACATTAGTATATTTTTTTAAAACATTAATATCATCATATCCACTTAAAACTCCAATTGAGTTTACCTCTGCATTTTTTGCAGATATCAAATCAAGCTTAGTGTCTCCAATCATCCAAACATCTTTAGAGTCTATATTTATTGCTTGGAGTGCTTTAAGTATTGGCTGGGCATCTGGCTTTGGTTTTTCAACATCTTCTCTGCCAATAAGAACTTTAAAGTATTTCATAATGTCAAAATACTCCATCAAAACTTTTGAATACTTTCCTGTTTTTGTTGTTACAATACCCAAAGTTGCAAATTCATTTGCTAGCTCAACTGCTTCTTTTGCATTTAAAAGTAAGTTTGTTTTTTGTGTTGATATTACACGATAGTTTTCTTTATATGTATCTACATAATCCCAAACAACATCTTTTTTGACTCCTAGTTCACTAAACATAATATCTAGCGGATAACCAATAAGAGCAATTATCTCTTTATCTTTTGGTTGTTTAAAGTTATGTACCTTAAAAGAGTGTTGAAAACTCTCAACTATTGCATCTGTAGAATCAATTAAAGTTCCATCTAAATCAAATAATATTATCAATTTTTTTCCCATTTTATGTAGTTATGCCAGATGCCACTCTTGGCTGGTTCTATATTTTTTATATCTTTATTTACAGTTGAAATTTCATTTGGAATATATAAAAACAAATACGGGTTATCATCTGTAATAACTTTAAACATCTCTTGCCATATTACTGCTAATTTATCTCTATCTACTATTTTTTGTGACTCTTCTATCATCTTATCTAATTTTTTATTTTTATATCCAACTAGATTAAAGCCACCTTTTGTATCATTATCACTATGCCAGATAGAGTATGGATCTGGAGTAACCGAGAGACCCCAACCAAGAACTAAAGCATCAAATTTATGTGGAAATACAACCATATTTAAAAATGCTTGCCACTCCATAACCCTAAGTGTTACTTCCACTCCTACTTTTTTTAGTTGATGTTGCAAAATTTGTGCTACATAAGGACGTACAGCACTAGAATTTGAAGTAACAATTTCAAATGTTAGAGGATTGTTTTCATTGTATCCTGCTTCACTCAAAAGTTTTTTTGCTTCTTCTATATTTTGTATAGGTGCTTTTACATTAGCATTAAATGCTTTTGTTCCTGGTAAAAAAGGACCTGTACAAACTTTAGCGTGTGACATAAACAAAATATCCATTATCTCTTGTCTATTTATTGCCAAAGACAAGGCTTTGCGAACTTTTGGATTTTGAAACTTTTCTACTCTTAAATTAAACCCCAAATAAGTGTAAGATTGACTTATTTTTTCATATATATTAAATTTAGAAAAAAATGCATCATTGAGTTGTCTCTCAAACTGCATAGGTTCAACACCACCAATATCCAATGCTAAAGACTTTAACATAAGAAACTTTGTCATAGGGTCTGCTATAACATGAAAAGATATTTCATCTATTTTTGCTTTACCCTCAAAATAATTCTCATTTGCCCTTAAAATAATATTTTTAGAATGCTCTAAAAGATGAAGTTTATAAGGACCTGTGCCTATCGGATTTGTGTTAAAGCTTGAACTCATCAAATTTTCTTCATCTTGTAAAATATGTTTTGGTATCATTCCCATTGACCAAGCTTCAAGTGCTTTAAAATATGGCTGTTTATAAACAACTTTTACAGTAAATTTATCAAGTGCCTCTACACTTTTTACAAATCGAAACTCCGCACTATATGGTGTGGATATCTTAGGTGAAATTATAGTTTCATAAGTAAAAACTACATCTTGTGCGCTAAACTCTTTTCCATCATGCCAAAAAACATTTTCTTTGAGTTTAAAAATAACCGTAGTCTCATCTTCAAAATAAAACTCTTTGGCTAAATCTCCAATAATTTCAACATTGTCTTTATCGTACTTAACTAGTCCATTAAACAAAAATCCAGCTATCTCAGATGAACTAGAATCCGTTGCAAGAAGAGGATTTAGTCTAGATGGGTTTGCCGATGTAGCTAGATGCAAGGTTTGAGCAAAAATATTTATAGATATAAAAACTAAAAGTAAAAATTTCAATTGTCTATCTTTAGTTAATCATTTTATCATTAATGCTAAGAACTCCAGCATTTAACTTTATCTCAAAAATCAGTTTATTATCTTTCTCTTTTGCAAAGGAAGATGCCATATTTACAACTGGTGCTGTTTTAGCTATAAATGCATAAAACTCTTTTGATAGTGTTAGAGTAGATGCAAGGTTAATATTTTCAACTACTTTTTTAGGTGATGCTTTTAAACTTTGTACCAAAGTAGCATCTTCATTTAGTGTCATTCTAGCCATAAAACTAAAACCATCTATTGACTCTTTTTGATTATATACTATCTTATCTAAAGAGATATCTGAGACTCTTAATGAGAGACCTTTTGAGAGAAGTTTAACAACGACAGTTTGAAGTTCTTTCTCAAAACTCGCTGTATTGCTTGCATCTGTATGTGAGGTAAGTTTTCTAAATTCTTCATAAGAGTCCTTATCTACATCATCAAGTGAAATATTGTAGTTAAAATCTTTTGCATCTATATCTATTTCATTAGACTTTATTTTAAATTCTGAAAGTGAACTCGCTATATTAAATTGCGCTTTTTTTCCTTGAGTATTTGAAGACAAATTTACTTTAAAATTTTCAAGATTAGCTTCTAGCTTAACAGATGCATCTTCTTTTAGCGAAATATTCATAGCTTTCATGCTAGCACTAGATGCATAAGTACTTAGAGATTCAAAGGTAGATGCTGATGTCATATCTAGTAGTTCAAAGACTAAATTTTCTTTATCATCTGTTGCTTTAAAAAGTAGTTTTTCTATACTAGTTTGTAGATTTTTTGGTGCTATCAAAGAGCCAGCTCCATAATAAGTCGCCTTAGACAATTTTGCAGTTAACTTGCTTCCATTATCAAAAAAATACTCTTCATCTATATCTTTTATGTAACCATCAAAAAGTTCATCAGAAATATAATAATTTATATGATATAAAATACCTCTTGCTTGTAAGAACTTATCTACAAATATATAAAACTTTGGATCTTCATCTTTTAAATCTTTTGCCATAGCAGTCGGTAGTGTAAGAGGATAAATATCTACTAAAACTTTAGAGCTTAATGGAAAATTACTATATTCTATATCCATACCAACTACAACACCCTCTAGCATAGCATCTACATATGAAGGTATTTGCGCATCTGCGTATTGATTTAAGTACTTTGTAAACTTAGGAGCATCTGAGAGCAAAAATTCATAATGTTTTTTAGTATTTAAATATGAAGAATCTGTTGCAGTATTTTTCAACTCTATACCATTTGAAATTAAAACTGAGACTCTATCTTTTAAGACACCCTCAGCAACATTATTGCCTATGATTGGAAGAAGTGCTATTACAGCGATAAATATTGCAAGAGCTATTAGAATTTTTTTCATAAATGTACCTTTTAATTAAGTTCGGACATTATATATAAAATAAGTTAAATAGAGTTTTTTTGAAGAGTTTAGAGAGAGTTTTTACCAAGACAAAATATCTTGGTAAAAAATTTAAAGAGTGATTAACGTTTAGAGAACTGACGAGAACGACGAGCTTTACGCTTACCTGGTTTCTTACGTTCAACAACACGTGAGTCACGAGTCATCATACCTTCTGGTTTAAGGATAGATTTAATCGCTGGATCAAATGCAACTAGTGCACGAGATATACCATGACGAAGTGCATCAGCTTGACCACCAAAACCACCACCTAAAGTAGTAGCTACGATATCAACTGATGTATCTTGTTTAGAAAGAACTAATGGTTGTTTAACACGAAGTTTCTTAGCTTCTAGTCCACCTAACCATGCATCTAAAGAAAGACCATTGATTGTGATGTTACCTGTACCTGGAGTTAACCATACTTTTGCTATTGACGCTTTACGACGTCCTGTTGCATAAATTTTTGCCATGTGCTTATCCTTACTTAGCTATTTGAGCAGTGTGAGGATGATTGTCACCTGCATAAATTTTTAATTTTTTAAGCATTTTAGCACCAAGCTTAGTTTTAGGAAGCATACCACGAGTAGCTAATTTGTATAGTTTCTCTGGGTTTTTCTCTAAAAGCTCAGTCATTTTAACGCTCTTTGTGCTACCGAAGTAACCTGAGTGAGAAAAATATTCTTTATTTGCTATTTTGCCAAGACCATTAAATTTAGCCTTAGAAGCGTTGATGATAACTACATAGTCACCACAGTCAATATTAGGAGTGTAACAAGGTTTATTTTTACCACGAAGTATAGTAGCTACTTCTGTAATCATACGACCAAATGTTTTACCTTCAGCATCAATCAAAATCCATTTTTGATCAATCTGTTCTGGAGTTGCAATTTGTGTAAATTTCATTCAA is a window of uncultured Sulfurimonas sp. DNA encoding:
- the luxS gene encoding S-ribosylhomocysteine lyase, whose amino-acid sequence is MPLLDSFTVDHTIMPAPAVRKAKGMKTPSGDDITVFDLRFVKPNEDILSSEGIHTLEHLFAGFMRDHLNSDTTEIIDISPMGCRTGFYMSVLGKPEEELVAKAWEASMRDILEVKEQKDIPELNIYQCGTYKMHSLADAKEIATNVLRKDIDIMNNEALTLDMSKVED
- a CDS encoding thiamine pyrophosphate-dependent enzyme, yielding MSEMKKIKNLKEFSTSADRFEGANLLCPGCAHSIIVREVLNATNDDLILSASTGCLEVCTAVYPYTSWDASWIHIGFENGSTAVSGAEAMYKALKRKGRLKQPDRNPKFVSFAGDGASYDIGFQWISGCMERGHNMMHVVLDNEVYANTGGQRSSSTPIGSSTTTAPAGRVSYGEKKNKKDMVSIMASHHIPYSAQVSPNKWKDMVKKIQHGMAVEGPVFINAVSPCTTEWKFDPKDTMHLADLSTDSLVFPLYEIIDGRELNITYRPKNIVPVEDYLAAQGRFKHLFKDEYKHLIKEWQERVDENWVYLQRREEARV
- a CDS encoding 2-oxoacid:ferredoxin oxidoreductase subunit alpha; protein product: MAFDKMELRDIEVWDGNFAAAQALRQCQIDVVAAYPITPSTPIVEGYAKFLADNYVEGEFVMVESEHAAMSGCIGAAAAGGRVATATSSQGFALMVETLYQASGMRLPIVLNVVNRALAAPLNVNGDHSDMYLGRDSGWIQFDAYCPQNAYDLNFIAFKVSEDHDVRLPAMVHQDGFMTSHTAQGVTTMSDDVAYSFVGDYKPMNDMLDFEHPVTHGVQTEEDWHFEHKARQHNDLMTKVIPKIEAAFDDFEKLTGRRYNLVEKYDIEDADVAVVCMGTSVETAREVATEMRAKGIKAGVVGIRVIRPFPFFQVQEALKDIKAIATLDRSAPGGTVGMLFNEMAGCMFNLEKRPMLCGKIYGLGGRDLTKAHLVELFTELQANVDAGKITTPLQQFIGVRGPKLSYL
- a CDS encoding 4Fe-4S dicluster-binding protein, whose product is MANKGWDEFEIGAMLRSFDGSIDDIAGTAQVDRAYSPNSSYTASVADWRLIKPVFNKDYCIDCQFCWIYCPDVSIISRDKKMIGIDMDHCKGCGICVEVCPTNPKSLLMFPEQAEEEAEIASWPAKDEEK
- a CDS encoding pyruvate flavodoxin oxidoreductase subunit gamma, translated to MLEIRWHSRAGQGAVTGAKGLADVISTTGKHVQAFAFYGSAKRGAAMTAYNRVDDAVIMNHEKYMEPDFVFVIDPALVYTSDVTINHKDNTKYIITTHLSKEELIKAQPKLEGKKVYTVDCITIANETIGRPIPNTPMLGAFMKVSEMYDIEFFKDSMKRILKKLPQKVVDANMIAIQRAFDEVK
- a CDS encoding HAD family hydrolase, producing MIILFDLDGTLIDSTDAIVESFQHSFKVHNFKQPKDKEIIALIGYPLDIMFSELGVKKDVVWDYVDTYKENYRVISTQKTNLLLNAKEAVELANEFATLGIVTTKTGKYSKVLMEYFDIMKYFKVLIGREDVEKPKPDAQPILKALQAINIDSKDVWMIGDTKLDLISAKNAEVNSIGVLSGYDDINVLKKYTNVIFSDVLEAVKYLQNRKK
- a CDS encoding peptide-binding protein; this translates as MKFLLLVFISINIFAQTLHLATSANPSRLNPLLATDSSSSEIAGFLFNGLVKYDKDNVEIIGDLAKEFYFEDETTVIFKLKENVFWHDGKEFSAQDVVFTYETIISPKISTPYSAEFRFVKSVEALDKFTVKVVYKQPYFKALEAWSMGMIPKHILQDEENLMSSSFNTNPIGTGPYKLHLLEHSKNIILRANENYFEGKAKIDEISFHVIADPMTKFLMLKSLALDIGGVEPMQFERQLNDAFFSKFNIYEKISQSYTYLGFNLRVEKFQNPKVRKALSLAINRQEIMDILFMSHAKVCTGPFLPGTKAFNANVKAPIQNIEEAKKLLSEAGYNENNPLTFEIVTSNSSAVRPYVAQILQHQLKKVGVEVTLRVMEWQAFLNMVVFPHKFDALVLGWGLSVTPDPYSIWHSDNDTKGGFNLVGYKNKKLDKMIEESQKIVDRDKLAVIWQEMFKVITDDNPYLFLYIPNEISTVNKDIKNIEPAKSGIWHNYIKWEKN
- the rpsI gene encoding 30S ribosomal protein S9, yielding MAKIYATGRRKASIAKVWLTPGTGNITINGLSLDAWLGGLEAKKLRVKQPLVLSKQDTSVDIVATTLGGGFGGQADALRHGISRALVAFDPAIKSILKPEGMMTRDSRVVERKKPGKRKARRSRQFSKR
- the rplM gene encoding 50S ribosomal protein L13; translation: MKFTQIATPEQIDQKWILIDAEGKTFGRMITEVATILRGKNKPCYTPNIDCGDYVVIINASKAKFNGLGKIANKEYFSHSGYFGSTKSVKMTELLEKNPEKLYKLATRGMLPKTKLGAKMLKKLKIYAGDNHPHTAQIAK